A window of the Dunckerocampus dactyliophorus isolate RoL2022-P2 chromosome 21, RoL_Ddac_1.1, whole genome shotgun sequence genome harbors these coding sequences:
- the arhgap28 gene encoding LOW QUALITY PROTEIN: rho GTPase-activating protein 28 (The sequence of the model RefSeq protein was modified relative to this genomic sequence to represent the inferred CDS: inserted 2 bases in 1 codon; substituted 1 base at 1 genomic stop codon) has protein sequence MRRGESALTTDGVNPNFPIGANCWSKLGDGKKNIPSILFKLLPLPSFHLSLPPLSTWTISRQTIRRMLSSRSSCSGPPPSNQTTTSDSRRIAMETYWREVQSIEEEQEGEDEEEEERKSMDEVELEEAWLTEAGLSSLVMGSSSEEAPPPAEALLSTLTHQQAATVKTRLDNYKHTLRARNRPIRDVRDIFGVRXTKNDGAHRLSXHLSLQSDFDLEASPASPSQCSESPPSRYHITTKTIRRNTTSVRPMLPSFHLPDDTLYPAHTPPSSTHTSTSSPTPSQTRQADWLVRDCPYSEGVAEHKRGGAHCWDCQRFRGEDSKDTPFVCPPQGVTLADDLSSGDLKRLGFICHIELATFLQAMGVQTKRTRPPRCRSWDGAVFGVPLNTLLENDRKKFPAVKVPVVFQKLLSVLEQNGLQTEGILRVSGSAARLKYLRRELDRCPEGFDWSKVRQVDAAGLLKLFIRELPTPLLTHAHLPTYQAVLGMSSVVHQVQALQMLSLLLPESNRETLRALLGFLSKVVSHQDQNRMSLWNVSMVMAPNLFAHHQRGNKRSLAKQQEDMEEAVGGAHLVHLMVANQDVLWTVPNFLLSQLRQMNQASNHKLGLSRPGRLLRSRNDKNKKQVTELCVGLIKVHAPLHTKVSMAIQLDRQMTARDVTAHFKCDNSRVQRLYEVGGNIGERRLHPDCLLLDVYHVNPRCDWLIKP, from the exons ATGCGCCGCGGCGAGAGCGCGTTGACGACAGACGGGGTTAATCCGAA TTTCCCTATAGGGGCCAATTGTTGGTCCAAACTGGGAGATGGGAAGAAGAATATTCCATCAATATTGTTCAAGCTCCTCCCCCTTCCCTCCTTCCATCTTTCCCTCCCTCCCCTCTCCACTTGGACCATCAGCAGACAAACCATCCGGAG GATGTTGTCATCTCGCTCCTCGTGCTCTGGCCCACCTCCATCTAACCAGACAACGACCTCTGACTCCCGGCGCATCGCCATGGAAACATACTGGCGGGAGGTCCAAAGCATCGAAGAGGAACAGGAAGGTGAAgacgaagaggaagaagagaggAAGAGTATGGATG aggtggagctggaggaagcGTGGCTAACAGAGGCGGGGCTATCGTCGCTGGTGATGGGCTCGTCATCAGAGGAGGCTCCGCCTCCGGCTGAGGCACTCCTGTCCACGCTGACGCACCAACAGGCCGCCACTGTCAAGACGAGACTGGACAATTACAAGCACACGCTGAGGGCAAGAAACCGACCAATCAGAGACGTGCGAGACATCTTTGGGGTAAG CACAAAAAATGATGGTGCACACAGGCTGTCTTGACACTTGTCTCTCCAGTCGGACTTTGACTTGGAAGCAAGTCCCGCTTCCCCTAGTCAATGCAGCGAGTCGCCGCCGAGTCGCTACCATATCACCACGAAAACTATTCGCCGCAACACAACATCAG tgcgaCCCATGCTTCCCAGTTTTCATCTACCTGACGACACGTTATACCCCGCACACACACCCCCATCTTCCACGCACACATCCACCTCGTCGCCCACCCCCAGCCAGACGAGGCAAGCTGATTGGCTGGTGCGTGACTGTCCCTACTCGGAAGGTGTGGCCGAGCATAAAAGGGGCGGGGCACATTGTTGGGATTGCCAGCGTTTCCGGGGAGAGGACAGCAAAGACACGCCG TTTGTTTGTCCACCTCAGGGTGTCACTTTGGCAGATGACCTGTCCTCAGGTGACTTGAAGCGACTGGGTTTCATCTGCCACATTGAGCTCGCCACCTTCCTTCAGGCTATGGGCGTGCAAACCAAACGCACCCGGCCACCGCGCTGCAGGAGCTGGG ACGGCGCCGTCTTTGGCGTTCCTCTCAACACGCTGTTGGAGAACGACAGGAAGAAGTTTCCAGCGGTCAAAGTCCCTGTCGTATTTCAGAAG ttgttGAGTGTTTTAGAGCAGAACGGTTTGCAGACCGAAGGTATTCTCAGGGTATCCGGATCAGCTGCTCGACTCAAg taccTACGCAGAGAGCTAGACAGGTGTCCAGAGGGATTCGACTGGTCCAAGGTGAGACAGGTGGACGCTGCGGGTCTGCTCAAGCTTTTCATCCGAGAGTTGCCCACTCCTCTGCTGACACATGCACACCTGCCAACCTACCAGGCTGTACTGg gtatgTCATCAGTGGTCCACCAGGTTCAAGCACTGCAGATGTTGTCGTTGTTGCTTCCCGAGTCCAACAGAGAAACTCTGAGA GCGCTGCTGGGGTTCCTCAGTAAGGTTGTCTCCCATCAGGACCAGAATAGGATGTCTCTGTGGAATGTCTCCATGGTCATGGCGCCCAACCTCTTTGCCCACCACCAGCGTGGCAACAAGCGCTCCTTGGCCAAGCAGCAAGAGGACATGGAGGAGGCGGTGGGCGGGGCTCACCTGGTGCACCTGATGGTCGCGAACCAGGACGTCTTGTGGACG GTGCCCAACTTCCTGTTGTCGCAGCTGAGACAAATGAACCAAGCGTCCAATCACAAGTTGGGGCTGTCCCGTCCGGGACGTCTGCTCAGGAGCAGGAACGACAAAAACAAGAAGCAG gtcACAGAGCTGTGCGTTGGCCTCATCAAGGTTCACGCCCCCCTACACACCAAAGTTTCCATGGCGATACAGCTTGACAGACAGATGACAGCCAGAGATGTCACCGCCCACTTCAAGTGTGAcaacag TCGCGTTCAGCGTCTCTATGAAGTCGGAGGAAACATCGGCGAGCGTCGTCTCCACCCAGATTGTCTTCTATTGGACGTTTACCATGTGAACCCTCGCTGCGATTGGCTCATCAAACCCTGA
- the zbtb14 gene encoding zinc finger and BTB domain-containing protein 14 has translation MAETVKYVDDEHKNIFLRLLNEQRLEGDHCDIAVVVEDVKFRAHRCVLAACSNYFKKLFKKHEVDNSSVIEIDFIRSDIFEEVLNYMYTAKISIKKRDINLMMSSGQILGIRFLDKLCSQKRDMSSEDKDKFPYDIVKMALPPEAQLAAEAEVLGEHEDTPTADDLVGAAANQELDKSPNAALRVQEAILKELANEDVHKVACYDQDVVPEMEVEPKELGAEHHATQTLTFADSMGEVKDEQPPGWATATADMKFEYLLYGHREQLACHVCAKTFLDESRLRKHEKLHSADRPFACEICSKAFTTHAHLKEHLKIHTGFKPYRCDVCGKSFIRAPDLKKHERVHSNERPFACQMCEKAFKHKSHLKDHERRHRGEKPFVCTSCTKAFAKASDLKRHENNMHSERKLLQSDTDALQAAAMAAEESQMDNMSCS, from the exons ATGGCCGAGACGGTGAAGTACGTCGACGACGAGCACAAGAACATTTTCCTCAGGTTGCTGAACGAGCAACGGCTGGAGGGCGACCACTGCGACATTGCCGTGGTGGTTGAAGACGTCAAGTTCCGCGCTCACCGCTGCGTTCTGGCGGCGTGCTCCAACTACTTCAAGAAACTCTTCAAGAAACACGAG GTGGATAACTCGTCTGTGATCGAGATCGACTTCATCCGCTCCGACATCTTTGAGGAGGTGTTGAACTACATGTACACAGCCAAGATTTCTATCAAGAAGAGAGACATCAACCTGATGATGTCATCGGGACAAATCCTAGGCATCCGCTTCCTGGACAAACTCTGCTCGCAG AAGCGGGACATGTCGTCTGAGGACAAAGACAAGTTTCCTTATGACATCGTAAAGATGGCGCTGCCTCCTGAGGCGCAGCTGGCTGCTGAGGCAGAG GTTCTCGGGGAGCACGAGGACACGCCCACCGCAGATGATCTCGTTGGGGCcgcagccaatcaggagctgGATAAGTCTCCCAATGCGGCGCTTCGTGTTCAGGAGGCCATTTTGAAGGAGCTGGCCAATGAGGATGTACACAAG GTGGCCTGCTATGACCAAGATGTGGTGCCAGAGATGGAGGTGGAGCCAAAAGAACTTGGGGCAGAGCACCATGCCACCCAGACGCTAACGTTTGCTGACAGCATGGGCGAGGTGAAAGACGAGCAGCCGCCTGGATGGGCGACCGCGACGGCGGACATGAAGTTTGAATACCTCCTGTACGGACACCGAGAGCAGCTGGCGTGCCACGTGTGCGCCAAGACCTTCTTGGATGAGTCCAGACTCAG GAAACATGAGAAGCTCCATTCGGCCGATCGTCCTTTTGCATGTGAGATCTGCTCGAAAGCGTTCACCACCCACGCTCACTTGAAAG AACACCTGAAGATCCACACGGGCTTCAAGCCGTATCGATGCGATGTTTGTGGGAAGTCGTTTATCAGAGCTCCGGACCTGAAAAAACATGAGCGTGTCCACAGCAACGAGCGTCCGTTTGCCTGCCAGATGTGTGAAAAG GCTTTTAAACACAAATCTCACCTGAAAGACCATGAGAGGAGACACAGGGGAGAGAAACCGTTCGTCTGTACGTCCTGCACAAAGGCATTTGCTAAG GCATCTGATCTTAAGCGCCACGAAAACAACATGCACAGCGAGAGGAAACTTCTACAGAGCGACACGGACGCTCTGCAGGCGGccgccatggctgctgaggagTCACAAATGGATAATATGAGCTGCTCCTAA